In Lactiplantibacillus pentosus, the sequence ATCACCCCCGCATACACGGGGAATAGTATGAGTGGCTGATTGTAAACAATGAATTAGAGGGGATCACCCCCGTATGCACGGGGAATAGCCTGTCGTCATTGATGTAACGGATGGTACCGAGGGATCACCCCCGTATGCACGGGGAATAGCGAACCGGGTACTTGTGTTATTAGGGCTTGTTGGGATCACCCCCGTATGCACGGGGAATAGCGAACCGGGTACTTGTGTTATTAGGGCTTGTTGGGATCACCCCCGTATGCACGGGGAATAGACTAATCAAATGCCGGTAAATCAACAATCCAAAATATAAAAATGACTGTTCTGGGTCAACTTGTCGAAGTGCTAGTGTTTTGACTATAAGGTATGATCCAAATAAATTCAATAATTTGCCATCGGGACGCAGTAATAGGATCACCCCGCATACGCGGGGAATAGGTAAAAAACTTTATCCACTCCATGCGCTCCTTGGGATCACCCCCGCATACGCGGGGAACAGGATTGAGAATCTGCAAAACCCGTTAAGCCCTTAGGATCACCCCCGCATACGCGGGGAACAGCCTAATCCAGTCAAACTCATGCCGTTTCGAACAGGATCACCCCCGCATACGCGGGGAACAGAAATACTTATCTTTTGAGACAGCCAACCACATGGGATCACCCCCGCATACGCGGGGAACAGCATTGATATGGTGGGTTTTTGTTTTGCCAAAAAGGGATCACCCCCGCATACGCGGGGAACAGTCCTCAGGGTCATACTGCGGCTGGTTGTTCGTGGGATCACCCCCGCATACGCGGGGAACAGCGTTGGCACTTAACGCCGCTATTGGCCTGATGAGGATCACCCCCGCATACGCGGGGAACAGTGTAATGCCTGAATTTAATAATCATTGAGCCAGGGATCACCCCCGCATACGCGGGGAACAGGTCAAGCGTTCAGCTTTGTCGACACCGACGTTAGGATCACCCCCGCATACGCGGGGAACAGAAGCAGTTCCTAACGGTTATTTGTTTAAGAATGGGATCACCCCCGCATACGCGGGGAACAGTATCGTAGTTAGTCAAATGCATGACGCGATTCGGGATCACCCCCGCATACGCGGGGAACAGGCCGTTAATTTCGTAATAAAATCATCGTAACCAGGATCACCCCCGCATACGCGGGGAACAGACTAAACAAATCCCGGTAAATCAACAATCCAAAATTGGCTAAGTATCATTTTACATTAACTTGATCGTTGAAAGCAACTATAGGGAAACTCCAAGACTGGACATATCAGACTGTCTTGACACAAACTAGTCGTCATAATTTATCAAAAATCCATCAAAGTCCTTCCGAAAATAGATGTATATTCAAACACTGAATGCTAATATTAGAAGTATAGAATCAGAAATAATTCAACCAGTAAGTGGGATAACATAAAGCGAATTGTTGATGAATAGCCAGTATGATAATGTAGGGGAATTATATTTAAAAGTCGGGAGCGTTTACAAGCAGTTTAGGGTTCTGACGAAAATATACGGATGAAAGTCGATGATCTCTTGTCAGTATAATTCAGGATTGTCAGCAATGTTCTTAATAAAATGTAAGCGCTTAATAATTGTGAAGCCTAAATACGCATTAAATTTGCAGGCAAAAAGCTACTTTCAATCAGCAACGCACAAATAATTTATAGAATGAAAGTGTGCTATTTAGTTCAGTATCAGCTAGCTTTGGAGGTGCAGCAATGGAAAAACAATCAGGGGCAAAAAAGCCAGAATTATCAGAATTAGGTCGTGTTCAAGATCGGTTGACTTTCTTGTACTTAGAACATGTTAAATTAGATCGTCAAGATAGTGCGATTCGAGTCAGTGATGCTCGAGGGATTGTGTTTGTTCCGGCCGCAATTATCAGCGTTCTGATGCTTGGACCTGGCGTCGATGTGACCCATCGTGCCATGGAGCTGATGGGTGATGCTGGGATGGCAGTCGTCTGGGTTGGCGAGCGTGGGGTGCGGCAATACGCACACGGTCGCGCGTTAAATCATTCGTCTTTATTACTTGAAGCCCAGGCAAAACTATTTTCCAATCAACGCTCACGTTTAGCCGTAGCGCGAAAAATGTATCAGATGCGTTTCCCAAATGATGACGTGAGTGGTTTGTCGATGCAAGCACTACGGGGCAAGGAGGGGGCCCGAGTTCGACAGGTCTATCGGCTGCAATCAGAACGTACCGGGGTCAAATGGACTCGCCGCGATTATAATCCTGATGATTTTGAGGCCAGCTCCCCAATTAATCAAGCTTTAACGGCTGCACATCAAGCTCTATATGGATTGAGCTACAGTGTCATTATGGCGATGGGTGCCTCTGCAGGGTTAGGATTTGTGCACACGGGACATGATTTATCCTTTGTCTATGACTTTGCTGATTTATATAAAGCTGAATTTTCAATTCCAGTCGCGTTTAACACCGTCGCAGCTTTAACAGAAGATGACAATATTTCTCGAAACACACGACTAGCCATGCGCGATGCTTTTGTTGACGGTAAACTTTTGGGCCGGATGGTTTCAGATCTAAAAGCAATTCTTGGTGTCAGTGATGACCAGACTGAAATCAATAACTTAAGCTTGTGGGATGATCGGCTTGGCTTGCAAGAGTTCGGCGTTCAGTATCATGAAATCAAAGTGGGTGAGACTCAATGATCGTGATTACGTTGACAAAAGTGCCGAATGCCTTGCGTGGTGATTTGACCAAATGGTATCAGGAGATTCAAACGGGGGTTTATGTCGGAAGTGTGAGTGCCAGAATTCGTGATTCGCTGTGGTTACGGATTGTTAAAAATATCGGCCGGGGTGAAGCCACGATGGTCTATAATGCCAATAACGAACTTGGCTATCAATTTAAAACCACTCGTCGGGATCATCAAGTGGTTGATTATGATGGCATTCCATTAATGATGCATTTGAACGCAGCTCCACAAGCCGAAGAACACGGTTATAGTGATGCTGCCAAATTTCATAAAGCCCGAGTGATGAGTCAGAAAGCCCAACAAAAGCGGTCCCAACGGTCTCGTAAAAATAATAAACCAATGGTAGCAGTAGACATTGAAACAACGGGATTAGATCCTAGCAAGGATGTCATTATTTCAATTGGGGCAGTCAAAGCTACTACTGACGGCCAGGTTGCCGAATTTAGTCGCTTAATAAGTGTGACTGAATCAATTCCAGAAAAAATTAGCACACTTACTGGGCTAACCAACGACATACTGGCTAAACAGGGTGTTCCGATTGTTGAAGCGCTAAGTGGGTTAAATGCTTTCATAGGTGATTGCGCAATCGTGGGATATAATTTTCATTTTGATGAGGCCTTCTTAAAGCAGGCGTTTATCAGCAATAATTTGGAAGCGTTAAGAAGTCAACCCATTGATTTGATGCCAATTGTGAAGCGTACCAATGCGTTTCTAGATAACTATCGACTCGCGACAGTACTGTCAGCATACGAAATTGAAAATTTAAAACCACATCA encodes:
- the cas2e gene encoding type I-E CRISPR-associated endoribonuclease Cas2e; the protein is MIVITLTKVPNALRGDLTKWYQEIQTGVYVGSVSARIRDSLWLRIVKNIGRGEATMVYNANNELGYQFKTTRRDHQVVDYDGIPLMMHLNAAPQAEEHGYSDAAKFHKARVMSQKAQQKRSQRSRKNNKPMVAVDIETTGLDPSKDVIISIGAVKATTDGQVAEFSRLISVTESIPEKISTLTGLTNDILAKQGVPIVEALSGLNAFIGDCAIVGYNFHFDEAFLKQAFISNNLEALRSQPIDLMPIVKRTNAFLDNYRLATVLSAYEIENLKPHHALEDARATLALAQALSKVEKLKI
- the cas1e gene encoding type I-E CRISPR-associated endonuclease Cas1e, encoding MEKQSGAKKPELSELGRVQDRLTFLYLEHVKLDRQDSAIRVSDARGIVFVPAAIISVLMLGPGVDVTHRAMELMGDAGMAVVWVGERGVRQYAHGRALNHSSLLLEAQAKLFSNQRSRLAVARKMYQMRFPNDDVSGLSMQALRGKEGARVRQVYRLQSERTGVKWTRRDYNPDDFEASSPINQALTAAHQALYGLSYSVIMAMGASAGLGFVHTGHDLSFVYDFADLYKAEFSIPVAFNTVAALTEDDNISRNTRLAMRDAFVDGKLLGRMVSDLKAILGVSDDQTEINNLSLWDDRLGLQEFGVQYHEIKVGETQ